The Cohaesibacter intestini genome has a window encoding:
- a CDS encoding transketolase: MRNEKRTEDVALGIRRRVFEHTIRNNGGYLSQACSAAEQLAWLYNEQLNLGAPTLPAIPKPFEGVPSPNNPNYHTGAGYNGPATPDFDRLFIAPAHYALVAYATLIEVGRMDEAGLKMFNQDGSSVEMIGAEHSPGMEVHNGTLGIGLSTAAGLAYGRRLKGDKGKTWVFMSDGEVQEGQTWEAIQAARFHGIDSLHAIMDVNDQQCDGAMDSVMEVGDIRRKMIEFGAACIEIDGHDLDAMRQAVNEPHEGRPLIILARTSPFKSMQILEERFPRLHYVRFKSEDERARFNTSIAEDLGVDPVDYAH; encoded by the coding sequence ATGCGCAATGAAAAGAGGACGGAGGACGTTGCTCTCGGCATTCGCCGTCGCGTTTTCGAGCACACGATCCGCAACAATGGCGGCTATCTGAGCCAAGCCTGTTCAGCCGCCGAGCAATTGGCATGGCTCTATAATGAGCAGCTCAATTTGGGCGCGCCGACCTTGCCTGCGATCCCCAAGCCGTTTGAAGGTGTGCCATCACCCAACAACCCGAATTATCACACCGGGGCAGGCTATAACGGCCCGGCAACGCCGGACTTTGACCGTCTGTTCATCGCGCCTGCCCATTATGCGCTGGTTGCCTATGCGACCCTGATCGAAGTGGGCCGGATGGATGAAGCGGGTCTGAAAATGTTCAATCAGGATGGCTCGTCGGTCGAGATGATCGGGGCGGAGCATTCGCCCGGCATGGAAGTGCATAACGGTACCCTCGGCATCGGGCTTTCCACCGCCGCAGGCCTTGCCTATGGCCGTCGCCTGAAAGGCGATAAAGGCAAGACATGGGTCTTCATGTCGGACGGGGAAGTGCAGGAGGGCCAAACGTGGGAAGCCATTCAGGCCGCTCGCTTCCATGGCATCGACAGCCTTCATGCCATCATGGATGTCAATGATCAGCAATGCGACGGGGCGATGGATTCGGTGATGGAAGTCGGCGACATTCGCCGCAAGATGATTGAGTTCGGTGCTGCCTGCATTGAGATTGACGGCCATGATCTCGACGCCATGCGGCAGGCAGTGAATGAACCCCATGAAGGGCGTCCCTTGATCATTCTGGCCCGGACGTCTCCGTTCAAGAGCATGCAAATTCTGGAAGAGCGCTTCCCGCGTCTGCATTATGTCCGCTTCAAATCCGAAGATGAACGCGCCCGCTTCAACACATCGATTGCCGAAGATCTCGGTGTCGATCCTGTTGATTATGCGCATTAA
- a CDS encoding transketolase family protein, which yields MVEMVNRPYATAFEKFAAGNPDILCLSADLTSSCEIDGFRDRHPDQFISMGMAEQNMLSFAGGLGLAGFRPFIHTFGVFMYRRPYDQLMASIAYPRRKVRLMGFLPGVTTPGGMTHQSIEDISVMRSIPNMTILETGDATEVESICEAADSIDGPVWCRVLRGSVPRLFDTPIKVGEMRELSAGDDILVVTSGICTEEALRARSALAKAGLSIRHLHLHTIKPFDAKTLLDHIGSVKHGVITLENHVTEGGVGSLVAETMADAGVGKRLIRLGLKDTYAHGGSRPYLMRYYGLDAVALVKGIEDLMGQQFGISEDDLDTARVEDVHSLVKAEAL from the coding sequence ATGGTTGAAATGGTAAACCGCCCCTATGCTACGGCCTTCGAAAAATTCGCCGCTGGCAATCCTGATATTCTCTGCCTGTCTGCCGATCTGACTTCGTCCTGCGAGATTGACGGGTTCCGTGATCGGCATCCGGACCAGTTCATCTCGATGGGGATGGCCGAGCAGAATATGCTCAGCTTTGCCGGTGGTCTGGGGTTGGCTGGCTTCCGGCCCTTCATTCACACTTTCGGCGTCTTCATGTATCGCCGCCCTTACGATCAGCTGATGGCCTCGATCGCTTATCCGCGCCGCAAGGTGCGGCTGATGGGCTTCTTGCCCGGGGTCACCACGCCCGGCGGCATGACCCACCAGTCGATTGAAGATATCAGCGTTATGCGGTCGATCCCGAATATGACGATCCTTGAAACCGGGGACGCGACCGAGGTGGAATCGATCTGCGAAGCGGCAGACAGCATTGACGGGCCGGTCTGGTGCCGGGTGTTGCGCGGCTCTGTGCCGCGGCTGTTTGATACGCCGATCAAGGTGGGCGAGATGCGCGAATTGTCCGCTGGCGATGACATTCTGGTTGTCACCTCTGGCATTTGCACCGAAGAGGCTCTGCGGGCTCGCTCGGCGCTGGCCAAGGCTGGTCTGTCGATCCGCCATTTGCATCTGCACACGATCAAGCCGTTCGATGCCAAGACTTTGCTCGACCATATCGGCTCGGTCAAGCATGGGGTGATCACGTTGGAGAACCATGTCACCGAAGGTGGTGTTGGCTCGCTGGTGGCGGAGACCATGGCGGATGCAGGCGTCGGCAAGCGGCTCATTCGTTTGGGGCTTAAGGATACCTATGCTCACGGCGGTTCGCGGCCTTATTTGATGCGTTATTATGGTCTGGATGCGGTGGCTCTGGTCAAGGGCATCGAGGATCTGATGGGCCAGCAATTCGGTATTTCCGAGGATGATTTGGATACCGCCCGCGTCGAGGATGTGCATTCGCTGGTCAAGGCGGAGGCGCTCTGA
- a CDS encoding RuBisCO large subunit C-terminal-like domain-containing protein, with translation MDRFVVTYRIFAEDQADAEDRAANIALEDTVEIPRDVVPSGYVEDVVLGRVESVEQVTDRTWHGRVAYHIDAVGREFPQFLNVVLGNASILKGVKAIAIETNEDVRDRFPGAQYGVEGLRALTGRKSGGYVCPVIKPQGSSAERLAHLCYLTARAGADIVKEDHGLCNQDAAPFRLRVKLAAAAVNRANAERAEEGETTKSLYFASIGGHGDQVRELAYYAQEVGAHGVLLIPGLLGFDAMNRLAQDPDFNLPIMAHPSHLGPYVLSEDTGYGHGMLFGDLMRLAGADISVFPNHGGRFGFSVEECEAIVASCRSKDGPGRAILPSPGGGMSLDRLADMKKLYGEDCVYLLGGSLLRFGEQIGDAIRQMRAALDS, from the coding sequence ATGGATCGCTTCGTCGTCACCTATCGGATTTTTGCCGAGGATCAGGCCGACGCGGAGGACCGCGCGGCCAACATCGCTCTGGAAGATACCGTCGAGATCCCGCGTGATGTGGTGCCGTCAGGCTATGTGGAAGATGTGGTGCTGGGGCGCGTGGAAAGCGTCGAGCAGGTTACGGATCGCACATGGCATGGACGGGTCGCCTATCATATTGACGCGGTGGGGCGGGAATTTCCGCAATTTCTCAATGTGGTTCTGGGCAATGCCTCGATCCTCAAGGGCGTCAAGGCCATTGCCATTGAGACCAATGAGGATGTGCGGGATCGCTTTCCCGGTGCGCAATATGGCGTCGAGGGTCTAAGAGCCCTGACCGGGCGCAAAAGCGGGGGCTATGTCTGTCCGGTGATCAAACCGCAAGGGTCCTCGGCGGAGCGGCTGGCGCATTTGTGCTATTTGACCGCAAGGGCGGGGGCTGACATTGTCAAAGAAGATCATGGCCTGTGCAATCAGGACGCCGCCCCCTTCCGGCTGCGGGTCAAACTGGCGGCCGCCGCGGTCAACCGGGCCAATGCGGAGCGGGCAGAAGAGGGGGAGACCACCAAATCCCTTTATTTTGCCAGTATTGGTGGCCATGGGGATCAGGTGCGCGAGCTGGCCTATTATGCCCAAGAGGTCGGGGCGCATGGTGTGTTGCTCATTCCGGGGCTGCTGGGCTTTGACGCAATGAACCGGCTGGCGCAGGATCCGGACTTCAATCTACCGATCATGGCCCATCCGAGCCATCTGGGGCCATATGTCCTGTCAGAAGATACCGGCTATGGTCATGGCATGCTGTTTGGCGATCTGATGCGTTTGGCGGGGGCTGATATTTCGGTGTTCCCCAACCATGGTGGGCGCTTTGGTTTCTCGGTGGAGGAATGCGAGGCGATTGTGGCCAGTTGCCGGTCCAAGGATGGTCCGGGGCGGGCGATCCTGCCAAGCCCTGGTGGCGGCATGAGCCTTGATCGTCTTGCGGACATGAAAAAACTCTATGGCGAGGATTGCGTCTATTTGCTGGGCGGCAGTCTGTTGCGTTTTGGTGAGCAGATTGGCGATGCCATTCGCCAGATGCGGGCAGCACTCGACAGCTGA
- the maiA gene encoding maleylacetoacetate isomerase — MITLHDYWRSTASYRVRITLGLAGLEWQSNLINLVEGEQSTQAHLARNPQGLVPVLEIDGQSFTQSMAIIEYLNETRSLSLLPDEPVGRAKARALAYAIAMDLHPVCNLRVAKYAVGQSNGSLTMEGWMQAHIAPALEAFEAMLKGGDCCYGDHLSLADICLMPQLYNAHRWGVSLDALPKISRIEANLATIPAFAAAHPDQSPH, encoded by the coding sequence ATGATCACCCTGCATGATTATTGGCGCTCGACAGCCAGCTATCGCGTCCGCATCACCCTCGGTCTTGCGGGCCTTGAATGGCAATCAAACCTGATCAATCTGGTTGAAGGCGAGCAAAGCACTCAAGCCCATCTGGCCCGCAACCCGCAAGGACTGGTGCCTGTCTTGGAGATTGATGGTCAGAGCTTCACCCAGTCGATGGCGATCATCGAATATCTCAACGAGACCCGCTCGCTTTCCCTGTTGCCGGACGAGCCAGTCGGTCGTGCCAAGGCGCGGGCATTGGCCTATGCCATCGCCATGGATCTTCATCCGGTCTGCAATTTGCGCGTCGCCAAATATGCGGTTGGCCAGTCCAATGGCAGCCTCACGATGGAAGGCTGGATGCAGGCCCATATTGCCCCTGCCCTAGAGGCCTTTGAAGCGATGCTGAAGGGGGGCGATTGTTGTTATGGTGACCACCTGTCGCTTGCCGACATTTGCCTGATGCCGCAGCTATACAATGCCCATCGCTGGGGCGTCTCACTCGACGCCCTGCCAAAAATCAGCCGCATCGAAGCCAATCTTGCCACCATCCCGGCCTTTGCTGCAGCCCATCCAGACCAAAGCCCGCACTGA
- a CDS encoding MarR family winged helix-turn-helix transcriptional regulator — translation MADETLPPLPDFDLMGYTPYRLAVAAQTLSEELAKQYKERFGISIPEWRVIVHVAHAGGASVRDIEARVGMEKSKVSRAASRLEERGFVTKRINAQDRRLIHLCMTPEGHALMTELLPIAQAFQQEVEKRLGATFAGFEAGLDKIIGDDVS, via the coding sequence ATGGCGGACGAGACGCTCCCACCGTTACCCGACTTTGATCTGATGGGCTACACACCCTACCGATTAGCTGTTGCTGCCCAAACACTTAGCGAAGAATTGGCAAAGCAGTACAAGGAACGGTTCGGCATCTCGATTCCCGAATGGCGGGTGATTGTTCATGTCGCCCATGCGGGGGGTGCATCAGTGCGCGACATAGAAGCGCGCGTCGGTATGGAGAAGTCCAAAGTCAGCCGAGCGGCCAGCCGACTCGAGGAACGTGGCTTTGTGACAAAGCGGATCAACGCACAGGACCGGCGCCTGATCCATCTCTGCATGACCCCCGAAGGCCATGCTCTGATGACCGAGTTGCTGCCCATCGCCCAAGCCTTCCAGCAGGAAGTTGAGAAACGCCTCGGGGCGACCTTTGCCGGTTTTGAGGCTGGTCTCGACAAGATCATCGGAGACGATGTGTCATGA
- the hmgA gene encoding homogentisate 1,2-dioxygenase produces the protein MVRASDATGMHVGYMPGFGNDFETEALPGALPQGQNSPQKCNYGLYAEQLSGTAFTAPRGQNERTWCYRIRPSVKHAGRFARVDVPYWKSAPHVTTDKDNGGNDIVSLGQYRWDPVPHSDEPLTWITGMRTMTTAGDVNTQVGMASHIYLVNRSMVDEYFYSADSELLVVPQEGRLRFCTELGIIDLEPKEIAILPRGLVYRVEVLEGPCRGFVCENYGQKFDLPDRGPIGANCLANPRDFKCPVAAFEDRDAKSRVVIKWCGQFHETFIDHSPLDVVAWHGNYCAYKYDLRTYSPVGAILFDHPDPSIFTVLTAPSGQPGTANIDFVLFRERWLVAENTFRPPWYHKNLMSELMGNIYGIYDAKPEGFVPGGMSLHNCMLPHGPDLNAFNHGSNEPMEPAFLDKTMSFMFETRFPQHLTAFAASEAPMQDTYIDCWTSLEKKFDGTPGEK, from the coding sequence ATGGTGCGTGCAAGCGACGCGACCGGCATGCATGTGGGTTACATGCCCGGATTTGGCAATGATTTCGAGACCGAAGCTTTGCCCGGTGCCTTGCCTCAGGGACAAAATTCCCCCCAGAAATGCAATTACGGCCTTTATGCGGAGCAATTGTCCGGTACTGCCTTCACCGCACCGCGCGGTCAGAATGAGCGGACATGGTGCTATCGCATTCGTCCCTCGGTGAAACATGCGGGCCGTTTTGCACGGGTCGATGTGCCATATTGGAAAAGCGCCCCCCATGTCACGACAGACAAAGACAATGGTGGCAACGACATCGTGTCGTTGGGTCAGTATCGCTGGGACCCGGTGCCCCATTCCGACGAACCGCTGACATGGATCACCGGCATGCGGACCATGACCACGGCGGGGGACGTCAACACGCAGGTCGGCATGGCGTCGCATATCTATCTGGTCAATCGCTCGATGGTGGATGAATATTTCTATTCCGCCGATTCCGAATTGCTGGTGGTGCCACAGGAAGGGCGCCTGCGCTTTTGCACCGAGCTTGGCATTATCGATCTCGAGCCGAAGGAAATCGCCATTCTGCCGCGCGGGCTGGTCTACCGGGTCGAGGTGCTGGAAGGGCCGTGTCGGGGCTTTGTCTGTGAAAATTATGGCCAGAAATTCGACCTGCCAGATCGCGGGCCGATCGGGGCGAATTGTCTTGCCAATCCGCGCGACTTCAAATGCCCGGTTGCGGCATTCGAAGACAGGGATGCCAAAAGCCGGGTGGTGATCAAATGGTGTGGTCAGTTCCACGAAACTTTTATCGATCATTCGCCGCTGGATGTGGTGGCATGGCACGGCAATTACTGCGCCTATAAATATGACCTGCGCACCTACAGTCCGGTGGGCGCGATCCTGTTTGACCATCCCGATCCGTCAATCTTCACGGTGCTGACGGCACCGTCGGGCCAGCCGGGAACGGCCAATATCGATTTTGTGCTGTTCCGCGAGCGCTGGCTGGTGGCAGAAAATACCTTCCGTCCGCCTTGGTATCACAAGAATCTGATGTCCGAGTTGATGGGCAATATCTATGGCATTTATGACGCCAAGCCAGAAGGCTTCGTGCCCGGCGGGATGAGCCTGCATAATTGCATGTTGCCTCATGGGCCGGATCTCAATGCCTTCAATCACGGGTCAAACGAGCCGATGGAGCCAGCTTTCCTCGACAAAACCATGTCCTTCATGTTCGAAACCCGCTTCCCGCAACATTTGACCGCATTTGCAGCCAGCGAGGCGCCGATGCAGGATACCTATATCGATTGCTGGACGAGCCTTGAGAAGAAATTCGACGGCACGCCCGGAGAGAAATAG
- a CDS encoding MBL fold metallo-hydrolase, whose translation MTNSVTLLGTKGGPAIRPGTPMPTSMLVEMDGQRLLVDAGLGVTRGLCDAGVALTELDGILITHLHSDHYLELGPLLHTAWTAGLKKPLTVWGPDGLAHYWEKFLDSMAFDIELRVRDEGRPNLASLVTIERLAQGCFSFNGLLIETMLNVHPPIEESYALKITGSHHRVVLSGDTAPMEAMVTFAKGADLLVHEAMLTAGIEALCARVGNGDDRLRIHLERSHSAAGEVAKIAATAEVKRLALNHLIPSDDPDFGPEDWKCEVSAHWNGPWDLGVDNMRIELE comes from the coding sequence ATGACAAATAGCGTGACCCTGTTGGGGACCAAAGGTGGCCCGGCCATTCGTCCCGGCACGCCGATGCCGACATCGATGCTGGTCGAGATGGATGGTCAGCGGCTTTTGGTCGATGCAGGGCTTGGGGTAACGCGTGGTCTTTGCGATGCGGGTGTCGCTCTGACCGAGCTTGATGGCATTCTCATCACCCACTTGCATTCGGATCATTATCTGGAACTGGGGCCGCTGCTGCATACGGCTTGGACAGCGGGGCTCAAGAAGCCTCTCACTGTCTGGGGGCCTGACGGGCTTGCGCACTATTGGGAGAAATTTCTCGACAGTATGGCGTTTGATATCGAATTGCGGGTGCGTGACGAAGGACGACCCAATTTGGCCAGCCTGGTGACGATCGAACGCCTTGCGCAAGGTTGCTTCTCTTTCAATGGTCTGTTGATTGAAACGATGCTGAATGTTCATCCGCCGATTGAGGAAAGCTACGCGTTAAAAATAACGGGCTCGCACCATCGGGTGGTGTTGTCTGGCGATACCGCACCGATGGAGGCGATGGTGACCTTTGCAAAGGGGGCGGATTTGTTGGTGCATGAAGCCATGCTGACGGCGGGGATTGAAGCGCTCTGTGCCCGCGTCGGCAATGGCGATGACCGGCTGCGCATTCATCTGGAGCGCTCCCACAGTGCAGCCGGTGAGGTGGCAAAAATCGCTGCTACCGCAGAGGTCAAGCGATTGGCCCTCAATCATCTTATTCCCTCGGATGACCCGGATTTCGGGCCTGAGGATTGGAAGTGTGAAGTGTCCGCCCATTGGAACGGTCCTTGGGATTTGGGCGTCGACAATATGAGGATAGAGTTGGAATGA
- the fahA gene encoding fumarylacetoacetase translates to MSDKLLTSWLESANGDTDFPIQNLPYGVFDDGKGPRVGVAIGDQIIDVTAIDHGQDAALFAVPAWNLFMAAGSDVWSSFRARLTSLLSEESHRAAIEPHLVPQADARMLLPFIVAEYTDFYAAKNHAFNVGSMFRGPENALPPNWLSIPIGYNGRASSVVVSGTDVTRPWGQVKGPNDDLPRFAKCARFDLELEMGAIVGTPSNGMVSVAEADEMIFGYVLLNDWSARDIQAWEYQPLGPFQSKATATTISPWIVPKAALEPFRTSTPERERDLLPYLSEPGPMLYDIELEVGLAPEGKAESIISRTNYSQMYYSAAQQLAHHTSSGCVMRTGDMLGSGTISGESKESRGSLLELSWGGKEPLKLASGDERSFLEDGDVLTLRGAAKGDGYRVGFGECTGKVLPAIDLPDWAQD, encoded by the coding sequence ATGAGTGACAAGCTTTTGACAAGCTGGCTGGAAAGCGCCAATGGCGATACGGATTTCCCGATTCAAAATCTGCCCTATGGGGTGTTTGATGATGGCAAGGGGCCTCGGGTCGGGGTGGCCATTGGCGACCAGATCATCGATGTCACGGCGATTGATCATGGACAGGATGCTGCCCTGTTTGCGGTGCCTGCGTGGAACTTGTTTATGGCGGCTGGCAGCGACGTCTGGTCATCTTTTCGGGCACGGCTGACCTCGCTATTGTCAGAGGAAAGCCACCGGGCGGCGATTGAACCGCATCTGGTGCCACAGGCCGATGCAAGGATGCTGCTGCCGTTCATTGTCGCGGAATATACCGATTTTTATGCGGCAAAAAACCATGCCTTCAATGTCGGGTCCATGTTCCGAGGGCCGGAAAATGCCCTGCCGCCCAACTGGCTGTCGATCCCCATCGGTTACAATGGTCGTGCCTCGTCAGTGGTCGTCTCGGGTACCGATGTCACCCGTCCGTGGGGGCAGGTGAAGGGGCCCAATGACGATCTTCCGCGCTTTGCCAAGTGCGCCCGCTTTGACCTTGAGTTGGAAATGGGGGCGATTGTCGGCACGCCGTCCAACGGCATGGTGTCGGTTGCCGAGGCCGATGAGATGATCTTTGGCTATGTGCTGCTCAATGACTGGTCGGCACGGGACATTCAGGCGTGGGAATATCAGCCGCTTGGGCCGTTTCAATCCAAGGCGACGGCAACAACGATCAGCCCGTGGATTGTACCCAAGGCGGCATTGGAGCCGTTCCGCACCTCGACACCAGAACGAGAGAGGGACTTGCTGCCTTATCTCAGCGAACCCGGTCCGATGCTTTATGACATCGAGCTGGAGGTCGGGCTGGCACCTGAGGGTAAGGCAGAAAGCATCATTTCGCGGACCAACTATTCCCAGATGTATTACTCGGCGGCGCAGCAATTGGCCCATCACACTTCATCGGGATGTGTGATGCGCACAGGCGACATGTTGGGGTCTGGGACCATTTCTGGAGAGAGCAAAGAATCGCGCGGATCGCTTCTGGAGCTGAGCTGGGGTGGCAAGGAGCCTTTGAAATTGGCGAGCGGTGACGAACGCAGCTTTCTGGAAGATGGCGACGTGCTGACCTTGCGCGGTGCCGCCAAGGGGGATGGTTACCGCGTCGGATTTGGCGAATGCACGGGCAAGGTGTTGCCTGCGATTGATCTGCCTGATTGGGCACAGGACTAA
- a CDS encoding MBL fold metallo-hydrolase, whose amino-acid sequence MAKAFASQGDMEEKKISFTQVGEGLYAFTAEGDPNTGVIIGDDSVMIVEAQATPRLARKVIECVRSVTDKPISHLVLTHYHAVRVLGASAYGAREIIMSDVAGAMVEERGQEDWDSEFGRFPRLFEGHEEIPGLTRPTTTFSDSMTVYLGKRRVDIMKLGRAHTAGDAVIWVPDQEVMFTGDIVEYHSACYCGDGHFQDWPQTLANIASFEPQAIAPGRGDALIGEEMVSAAIANTADFIESTYKPVARVVARGGSLKEAWDAVRAACDEKFGSYAIYEHCLPFNVARAYDEARGIDTPRVWTAERDVAMWNDLQG is encoded by the coding sequence ATGGCAAAGGCGTTTGCTTCCCAAGGGGACATGGAAGAGAAGAAAATCAGCTTCACCCAAGTGGGCGAGGGGCTTTATGCCTTCACCGCAGAAGGGGACCCCAATACCGGGGTGATCATCGGCGATGACAGCGTGATGATTGTCGAGGCGCAAGCCACACCGCGTCTGGCACGCAAGGTGATCGAGTGTGTTCGCTCGGTGACCGATAAGCCGATTTCCCATCTGGTGCTGACTCACTATCACGCGGTGCGCGTGCTGGGGGCGTCTGCCTACGGGGCACGGGAAATCATTATGTCGGATGTGGCCGGGGCCATGGTTGAAGAACGCGGTCAGGAAGACTGGGACAGTGAGTTTGGCCGTTTCCCACGGCTGTTTGAAGGGCATGAGGAAATTCCGGGGCTGACCCGTCCAACCACCACCTTTTCTGACAGCATGACGGTCTATCTGGGCAAGCGCCGGGTTGACATCATGAAACTGGGGCGAGCCCATACCGCAGGTGATGCGGTGATCTGGGTGCCGGATCAGGAGGTCATGTTCACTGGCGATATCGTTGAATATCACTCGGCCTGCTATTGCGGCGATGGGCATTTTCAGGACTGGCCGCAGACGCTTGCCAATATCGCAAGCTTTGAGCCACAGGCCATTGCGCCGGGACGCGGCGATGCCCTGATTGGCGAGGAGATGGTGTCCGCCGCGATTGCCAACACAGCCGACTTTATCGAAAGCACCTACAAGCCTGTGGCCCGTGTTGTGGCGCGGGGTGGCAGCCTGAAAGAGGCATGGGACGCGGTGCGCGCGGCCTGTGACGAGAAATTCGGCTCCTATGCGATCTATGAGCATTGTCTGCCCTTCAATGTCGCACGTGCCTATGACGAGGCGCGCGGTATTGATACGCCGCGTGTCTGGACCGCCGAGCGCGATGTTGCCATGTGGAACGATTTGCAGGGCTGA
- a CDS encoding TRAP transporter substrate-binding protein: MKLVKAALMGALLSVSGPLTAMAQDLVLSSWLPPRHPVVINAIKPWAKQVKEVTEGRVNVRVLAKPLGSPPAHFDMARDGVADITYGLHSFTKDDRFKKARIGQFSFLGDDAVKSSEAFWTVYNDKLDAREEHKGTHLLGLFMHGPGLFHNNKTAINKLEDFSGLKIRVPGGYIPDLLKGYGVEPVFMSSGEIYEKLSRGVVDGVTITYEAITSFKLTDYVTNTTIFPGGLYNTTWFLVMNEDKWNGISEADRKAIEGISGMAFADLVGKAWNDADAKAIGAMEKAGIKIAPAPDAVVDSVRARAAELEGAWADSLGGDYDGRAALEAFRAMTGVGK, encoded by the coding sequence ATGAAATTGGTAAAAGCTGCGCTGATGGGCGCATTGCTCAGCGTATCGGGGCCATTGACAGCCATGGCACAGGATCTGGTCCTGTCCAGCTGGTTGCCGCCACGCCATCCGGTGGTCATCAATGCCATCAAGCCCTGGGCCAAGCAGGTGAAAGAGGTCACCGAAGGACGCGTCAATGTGCGGGTTCTGGCCAAACCGCTCGGCTCGCCACCCGCCCATTTTGACATGGCACGCGATGGCGTTGCCGACATCACTTACGGTCTGCATTCCTTCACCAAGGATGACCGCTTCAAGAAGGCTCGGATCGGTCAGTTTTCCTTCCTTGGGGACGATGCGGTCAAAAGCTCTGAAGCCTTTTGGACCGTCTATAACGACAAGCTTGATGCCCGTGAAGAGCATAAGGGCACCCATCTGCTTGGCCTCTTCATGCACGGCCCGGGTCTGTTCCACAACAACAAGACCGCGATCAACAAACTTGAAGATTTCTCTGGCCTCAAAATCCGGGTGCCCGGTGGCTATATTCCCGATCTGCTGAAGGGTTATGGCGTCGAGCCGGTCTTCATGTCGTCTGGCGAGATCTATGAAAAGCTGTCGCGTGGTGTGGTTGACGGGGTGACCATTACCTATGAAGCCATCACCTCCTTCAAACTGACCGACTATGTCACCAACACCACCATCTTCCCGGGCGGTCTTTACAACACCACCTGGTTCCTGGTGATGAATGAGGACAAGTGGAATGGCATTTCCGAAGCCGACCGCAAGGCCATTGAAGGCATTTCCGGTATGGCCTTTGCTGATCTGGTGGGCAAAGCATGGAATGATGCCGACGCCAAAGCCATTGGGGCGATGGAGAAAGCAGGCATCAAGATCGCGCCTGCGCCAGATGCGGTGGTGGATTCCGTCCGCGCACGGGCAGCCGAGCTTGAAGGGGCATGGGCCGACAGCCTTGGGGGCGACTATGATGGCCGTGCCGCGCTTGAAGCCTTTCGTGCGATGACGGGCGTTGGCAAATGA
- a CDS encoding TRAP transporter small permease, with amino-acid sequence MIGKAKLFLEGIAALLVTGLVLVTCVDVVGRYAFNAPLGGAFELTQVCLAALVFVALPLTTLHGGHVEVDLLLPFLPYKLRHALGRVGGAVMGLIFVYFAYRLVIMAEDQFTAGTRTAGLGISYWWLAALGGLSCFASGILAIVRRQG; translated from the coding sequence ATGATTGGCAAGGCGAAACTCTTCCTTGAAGGGATCGCCGCACTTCTGGTGACGGGGCTTGTCCTCGTCACCTGTGTCGATGTGGTCGGGCGCTATGCCTTCAATGCACCCCTTGGCGGTGCTTTCGAGCTGACGCAGGTCTGTCTTGCGGCTCTGGTTTTTGTCGCTCTGCCGCTGACGACCTTGCATGGGGGGCATGTGGAGGTCGATCTTCTGTTGCCTTTCCTGCCCTATAAACTGCGCCATGCGCTCGGGCGTGTTGGTGGTGCGGTCATGGGGCTGATTTTTGTCTATTTTGCCTATCGTCTGGTGATCATGGCCGAGGATCAGTTTACGGCGGGCACCCGGACGGCCGGGCTTGGCATTTCCTATTGGTGGCTTGCTGCTCTTGGTGGTTTGAGCTGTTTTGCGTCGGGTATTCTGGCGATTGTCCGGAGGCAAGGATGA